In Oryza sativa Japonica Group chromosome 1, ASM3414082v1, the genomic stretch GGTGAATGCTGGTGCTGTGTTCATCAGCACTGACGACATGGAGCTTGGCGGCTTATATTCCTTGTAGGCACTGCCGCACCGGACAAGTGtcactgacaagtggggcccatggaCAAGTGGAGCCCTCGGTGTGGGAGCAGTTGGAAAGTTACAAATTTGGAAGGCCTCTCACCaatcacaaaaattttgaagaaaaagttgggaactaggggtgtgtttagttccaaagttttttttccaaacttccaactatccatcacatcaaacctttcatacacacgcaacttttcagtcacatcgtctccaatttcaaccaaatttcaaactttgggtcgaactaaacacagcctagacAAGGCCTAGGTGACTGGAGACAGTTTAATACTACTAGCATATACTCCTCCCATAAtaccaaaatatagcaacatggTATTATATTAAAACCTACTTATTCAGATTTGTTGTAATATAATATACTATATCATATCGAATGTATTTACTGGTGAGAGTAACTTGGTACTAGTAGAATTCTCCATTCAGTCAAGATGGAAAATGATCAATCAGTTCGGCTCCCATGACAAACCCAATAGCCAACTTCATCATCAGTTCTTCACCTGCTCCCTTCTTTTTTCTATCCTCATATTTCTGACCAGCTAAAATGATAGTCAAGGACAGAGCTCAACCAACCAATTTGGTAATCCAGTTGAAGTTAGAGCTCACGTCAATGCTGACAAACATGTTGCCCGGCAAGCTGATTTGTAACAGGAAAACAAATATTCTGGGCGTAGCAAGGCAGACTACAAACATCTTTACATGGATACTCGAGTAGTCGAGTTTTCGTTTATTTACTACAGCAAAAGCATGCATGCTGCATGAGAAAACAAACAACGACAGAATTTCGTTACTCGGATCAGATTTGGTCCAAGATCACCTCGGCACCAGAAACCTTGAAGTCAGAAGGAGCTACCTCAACATTGAAAGCCTTGATCTTCCCATCGTCAACAAAGGCTGACCACCTAAAACGGACAGCAATACTTTTAGAAGAGAAGTAAGAAAAATCTATCCATTAACCAGTCACATTTCACAATCTCTTAAATGACAAAACATGTAAATTAcatcctcaaaaaaaaaaagtgtaccACAGCATGAGCTGTCCATGGAGATTATGGAATGGCATTTCAGGCTTAGCCAAATGCATACATTGTGTCACCAGAGTACTATTTACAACAAATGAAAGGGGGCACACAAGGAGGTTCAAAAGTGACTCAATGTTGAATGATGTTCAACTTTGCGGAATCACGCAACTACATATTCCTTCACAAAAAAACATGCAATACATGCACCTGGTGAACCATAATTATGTTCCAAATATGCACCTCAGCtcttttgtttgaaatttcAATGCACCCATAGATAGTTGTGCAGCTAACAAGGGCATGCTAAAGTGCGACACTTAGGAAGTGGTTTGGATTCATTTATTGGAGTCTTTTGAGAGGTTAGCCTCAGTGCAGTAAATTTTGTCACAACAACAGCAAAATCCATTGGAAATCGACTGAATAAGACTCACACTTAAATCATGTATAGGCATGTGCATGCAGCTTGAAGTAATTGATCATTTACAGTCATGAATCATGACAGTTTAACAGTAGGGAACATGTGTAGATTAGCAATGCCGCCAATGCAGAATGTCCTTGACAACATAAAACATGCTCAAATATGATAATGAATGCAATGCACTTTGAAGGGTAAAGCTACAGTAAGGAAAAGGAGTACTTGAGTTAACCCATGGTAAGTAATAAGTTTAACACAATGATTTAATTAAACAAATAAAGCAAAAGGCAACTGAAATACGTTGTTTTATGTTCAATTGTAATTATATAAAACAGGCAGCAGTTTTAACTTTTTAAGGACATAAACCAAGTTAACCAAAGTAAAATTCATTGACCTGTGGGAACGGCGGCCAAGCAAAGCAGCAGAGAGGTCTACTTCCAAATCCAAGCTTTTGTGGAAACTCCCATCAAAATCACCATAAAATTCAATCTGGTATCAATATTACAAAATCATAGCAGATGGTTAGATTTGAATATTATGTGATTGTGAGCAAGTTTGATATGAACTATATCTGCATGGACTCATGGGACAAACATTCATAAACAATAGCCATCTACAATGGTACGAGACTATGATACGCTGGTCCTTATTATTTTTAAAGTATAGAATATATAACTATTATATACTTGAAGAATGTTTATGTTTCTTCTTACATTAAAGTGTACATTAAACAAATCAGAAGAAAAACATAAATAAATTTAGGTGAACTTGAGGAGATACATGAAATTAGCTTTGCAATTTACTGTTTTACAGGTTATATGATGAAATAAGCACATTACTGGCAGACATGTGCAGCTTTCAATCATTACAAAGTACTGAGGCAGGGAGAGAATACAATAGCATTCAGCATTTGTATTATGGATAAAGTCCACCAAACACAAAGGTGGATATTAATATACCATGCATGATTAGTAAATATAATTAGATTAGCAAAACATACAGCGTGTTTAATGCATTTCTTACTATTTAAGCATATAGAATGGTAACTCACAGCATCTTTTGCCTGTAGCTTTTCTGCCCATCCATTCAGGGCATAAGGGTCATTCACAGAGACACAGATAACAGAGTCAACCCCTTTTGCTTTCAACTTGTCAATGTTATTTTTATAACTAGGGACGTGTGCCTGTGAACAGACTCCTGTGTATGCACCCTGAAATATGTGGTAAAGATAACAGTCACCTATATTATCAGATCAGTAGATCATTCAGAAAGAGAATCGCTCCAGGATATAAGAATTTGGAATAAACGATGAAAAAATTTAGACAATAAACAAATGATATCAAACATATAAAGCTTCATAAATACTAAAAGACAGTTAGAAATCAACTAGGAATTTTGATAGAAATGCCTTATTGGCTGGCTCTGAAAGCAGAATTGTGTGGATAAGTAACATGAaatttttacctttttgtttTTACTATTGCAACCCCAAACCATATTACCCTCACTAGATTGTTTGATTAGATGCAGCACCCTGTTTGCTGTTCAGAGAATAGAGAAGAATCGAAGAAATGGAGAGTTCTATTACCATTTCACCTGTGGGCACCACGAATACCAGGCTTTCTAATTTCTGCACTCCTAATCCGCAAAAGAACTACTCTCAAGTCTGGCATTTCCTAC encodes the following:
- the LOC4324376 gene encoding peroxiredoxin-2F, mitochondrial is translated as MASALLRKATVGGSAAAAAARWASRGLASVGSGSDIVSAAPGVSLQKARSWDEGVATNFSTTPLKDIFHGKKVVIFGLPGAYTGVCSQAHVPSYKNNIDKLKAKGVDSVICVSVNDPYALNGWAEKLQAKDAIEFYGDFDGSFHKSLDLEVDLSAALLGRRSHRWSAFVDDGKIKAFNVEVAPSDFKVSGAEVILDQI